A stretch of Shinella zoogloeoides DNA encodes these proteins:
- a CDS encoding lytic murein transglycosylase: protein MRQNLKTTLAAGLTAFLLAGGAHAQTEAAPACGGDFKVFLDGVRAEAMARGVSADVVDRALAGAAIDQKVLSRDRAQGVFRQTFLEFSKRTVSQARLDIGRKKLKDLAPVFARAEQEFGVPGPIIAAFWAMETDFGAVQGDFNTRNALVTLSHDCRRPELFRKQLLAAIEMVGHGDLDPNGTTGAWAGEIGQVQMLPKDIIEFGVDGDGDDHVNVKQSAADAILTAAKFIQHLGFTRGQPWIQEVSVPDVLPFEKTGLQPGMKAADWFALGVKPRDGDTSFGHLEASLVLPQGRKGPAFITYPNFNIYLEWNQSFIYTTSAAYFATRLAGAPPYERGNPEEGLSEEGMKQLQTRLQALGHDVGKIDGILGSGTRAAIQKEQLRLGLPADGWATQALLSAL, encoded by the coding sequence ATGCGGCAGAACCTGAAGACGACACTTGCGGCAGGCCTCACGGCGTTTCTTCTGGCGGGCGGCGCGCACGCCCAGACGGAGGCGGCGCCGGCCTGCGGCGGCGATTTCAAGGTCTTTCTGGACGGCGTGAGGGCCGAGGCGATGGCGCGGGGCGTTTCCGCCGACGTGGTCGACCGGGCGCTTGCCGGCGCGGCCATCGACCAGAAGGTGCTGTCGCGCGACCGCGCCCAGGGCGTCTTCCGCCAGACCTTCCTCGAATTCTCCAAGCGCACGGTCAGCCAGGCCCGCCTCGATATCGGCCGCAAGAAACTGAAGGACCTTGCCCCGGTCTTCGCCCGCGCCGAGCAGGAATTCGGCGTTCCCGGCCCGATCATCGCCGCCTTCTGGGCCATGGAGACCGACTTCGGCGCCGTACAGGGCGATTTCAACACCCGCAACGCCCTCGTGACGCTCTCGCACGATTGCCGCCGCCCGGAACTCTTCCGCAAGCAACTTCTCGCCGCCATCGAGATGGTCGGCCACGGCGATCTCGACCCGAACGGCACCACGGGCGCCTGGGCCGGCGAGATCGGCCAGGTGCAGATGCTGCCGAAGGACATCATCGAATTCGGCGTGGACGGCGACGGCGACGACCATGTGAACGTCAAGCAGAGCGCAGCGGACGCCATCCTCACCGCCGCCAAGTTCATCCAGCATCTCGGCTTCACCCGGGGCCAGCCCTGGATACAGGAAGTCTCCGTGCCCGACGTGCTGCCCTTCGAGAAGACCGGCCTGCAGCCGGGCATGAAGGCGGCCGACTGGTTCGCCCTCGGCGTGAAGCCGCGAGACGGCGACACGTCCTTCGGCCACCTCGAAGCCTCGCTCGTGCTGCCGCAGGGCCGCAAGGGCCCGGCCTTCATTACCTATCCGAACTTCAACATCTATCTCGAGTGGAACCAGTCCTTCATCTACACCACCTCGGCCGCCTATTTCGCCACGCGCCTCGCCGGCGCGCCGCCCTATGAGCGCGGCAACCCGGAGGAAGGCCTTTCCGAGGAAGGCATGAAGCAGCTCCAGACGAGGCTGCAGGCCCTCGGCCACGATGTCGGCAAGATCGACGGCATCCTCGGCTCGGGCACGCGCGCGGCGATCCAGAAGGAACAGCTCCGCCTCGGCCTTCCCGCCGACGGCTGGGCGACGCAGGCGCTGCTTTCCGCGCTCTGA
- a CDS encoding DMT family transporter, with protein MEQTATATRMSAGTWGLLALLGMIWGGSFFFARVAVLHVPPATLVLLRVGIAALALHIYVAGRFGIYATLRARWREFLLLGLINNAVPHMLIFLGQTQIGAGLASILNATTPIFTVLIANRMTTDEKLSPEKIAGCLIGLVGTAVLIGPRALAPFTGDGGPPLWAVILPVFAAVSYGFAATYGKRFRGTAPPVIAAGQLTASTLLMLPVSLVLDSPWQLPLPPLPAMLAVLALALLSTAYGYILFFRIMAAAGATNTSLVTLLVPPSAIVAGMLFLGERLTPLGIVGMALVLLGLVVLDGRAFARFRAR; from the coding sequence ATGGAACAGACGGCAACGGCCACACGCATGAGCGCCGGCACCTGGGGCCTGCTCGCGCTGCTCGGCATGATCTGGGGCGGCTCGTTCTTCTTCGCGCGCGTAGCCGTTCTCCATGTGCCGCCCGCCACGCTCGTGCTGCTGCGCGTCGGCATCGCGGCGCTCGCCCTCCATATCTATGTCGCGGGCCGCTTCGGCATCTACGCGACGCTCCGCGCCCGCTGGCGCGAATTCCTGCTGCTCGGCCTCATCAACAACGCCGTGCCGCATATGCTGATCTTCCTCGGGCAGACGCAGATCGGCGCTGGCCTCGCCTCCATCCTCAACGCCACGACACCGATCTTCACCGTGCTCATCGCCAACCGGATGACCACGGACGAGAAGCTCTCGCCGGAAAAGATCGCCGGCTGCCTGATCGGCCTTGTCGGCACCGCCGTGCTGATCGGCCCGCGCGCGCTCGCTCCCTTCACCGGCGACGGCGGACCGCCGCTCTGGGCCGTGATCCTGCCGGTGTTCGCCGCGGTCTCCTACGGTTTCGCCGCGACCTACGGCAAACGCTTCCGCGGCACCGCCCCGCCGGTCATCGCCGCCGGCCAGCTCACCGCCTCGACGCTGCTGATGCTGCCCGTCTCGCTTGTCCTCGATTCGCCCTGGCAGCTTCCCCTGCCCCCGCTGCCGGCCATGCTCGCCGTCCTGGCGCTCGCGCTGCTCTCGACCGCCTACGGCTACATCCTCTTCTTCCGGATCATGGCGGCCGCCGGCGCCACCAATACCTCGCTCGTCACCCTCCTGGTGCCGCCGAGCGCGATCGTCGCCGGCATGCTCTTCCTCGGCGAACGGCTGACGCCGCTCGGCATTGTCGGCATGGCGCTGGTGCTGCTCGGTCTCGTGGTGCTGGACGGGCGCGCTTTCGCCCGGTTCCGCGCCCGCTGA
- the metF gene encoding methylenetetrahydrofolate reductase [NAD(P)H], whose product MNPATASPARKDIRLSFEFFPPKSAEAEGQLWETAAELSAYRPGFMSVTYGAGGSTKAPTLATVRHLLHMGLPAASHLTCVGATKEEVHDVVAEFQAVGVRHFVALRGDPPGGVGAAYQPHPGGYANAAELVAGLRTLADFELSVSAYPEKHPQSPDVAADIDMLKRKVDAGATRALTQFFFENDDYERYLERVRKAGISIPVVPGILPVHNLSQVQKFAGLCGASVPGWLAGRLAPFDDRPQERAAVAVELAVRQVEDLIARGVGEFHFYTMNRATLVSAVCDGAGFAKMAPNRAAGAAA is encoded by the coding sequence ATGAACCCGGCGACCGCCAGCCCAGCCCGCAAGGATATCCGCCTGTCCTTCGAATTCTTCCCGCCGAAATCGGCGGAAGCCGAAGGTCAGCTCTGGGAAACGGCCGCCGAGCTTTCGGCCTATCGGCCCGGCTTCATGTCCGTCACCTATGGCGCGGGCGGCTCCACCAAGGCGCCGACGCTGGCGACGGTGCGCCATCTCCTCCACATGGGCCTGCCCGCCGCATCGCACCTTACCTGCGTCGGGGCGACGAAGGAGGAGGTCCATGACGTCGTCGCGGAATTCCAGGCCGTCGGCGTCAGGCATTTCGTGGCCTTGCGCGGCGATCCGCCGGGCGGTGTCGGCGCGGCCTACCAGCCGCATCCGGGCGGCTATGCCAATGCGGCCGAGCTGGTCGCGGGCCTGCGCACCCTTGCCGATTTCGAGCTGTCCGTTTCCGCCTATCCGGAAAAGCATCCGCAAAGCCCCGATGTCGCCGCCGATATCGATATGCTGAAGCGCAAGGTGGATGCGGGCGCGACGCGCGCGCTGACGCAGTTCTTCTTCGAGAACGATGATTACGAGCGCTATCTGGAGCGGGTGCGCAAGGCAGGCATCTCGATCCCTGTCGTGCCGGGCATCCTGCCGGTGCACAATCTTTCACAGGTGCAGAAGTTCGCCGGCCTTTGCGGGGCTTCCGTGCCGGGATGGCTCGCCGGGCGTCTGGCGCCGTTCGACGACCGGCCGCAGGAGCGCGCCGCTGTCGCGGTCGAGCTTGCCGTCCGCCAGGTCGAGGACCTCATCGCCCGCGGGGTCGGCGAGTTTCACTTCTATACGATGAACCGGGCCACGCTGGTTTCGGCCGTCTGTGACGGCGCGGGCTTTGCCAAGATGGCGCCGAATCGTGCGGCCGGCGCGGCAGCCTGA
- a CDS encoding ArsR/SmtB family transcription factor, which produces MGDTQTLGLDDIVEILKAAGEPTRLRLLALLSHGDLTVTDLTDILGQSQPRISRHLKLLAEAALVDRYQEGAWAFFRLSQGGVAVSLARRLLEAIDPADAVFARDDERLRVLKKIRADKAQAYFSRNAAEWDAVRRLHVSEAEVEARLAALIGTEPVDAFLDLGTGTGRILQLFEGLYRRGVGVDASRDMLAVARANLDRAGITKASIRHGDIFNLPLERDEFDVVTIHQVLHFLDEPEAAVAEAARMLAPGGRLAIIDLAPHALEHLRDEHAHVRLGFSHRTLSEWLEKAGLAVEEVVDLKPAHSAADALTVTIWLARDQRERATDPIAIRRRS; this is translated from the coding sequence ATGGGCGACACGCAGACACTCGGACTGGACGACATCGTGGAGATCCTGAAGGCGGCGGGCGAACCGACGCGGCTTCGTCTTCTCGCGCTCCTGTCCCACGGCGACCTGACGGTGACGGATCTCACCGATATTCTCGGCCAGTCCCAGCCGCGCATCTCGCGCCACCTGAAGCTGCTGGCGGAAGCCGCGCTGGTCGATCGCTACCAGGAGGGCGCCTGGGCGTTCTTCCGGCTGAGCCAGGGCGGTGTCGCCGTCTCGCTTGCCCGCCGGCTGCTGGAGGCCATCGATCCGGCGGATGCCGTCTTCGCCCGTGACGACGAGCGGCTGCGCGTGCTCAAGAAGATCCGCGCCGACAAGGCGCAGGCCTATTTCAGCCGTAACGCGGCGGAGTGGGATGCGGTGCGACGCCTCCATGTCAGCGAGGCGGAGGTGGAGGCCAGGCTTGCGGCGCTGATCGGCACCGAGCCGGTCGACGCCTTCCTCGATCTCGGCACCGGCACGGGGCGCATCCTGCAGCTCTTCGAAGGGCTTTACCGGCGCGGCGTCGGGGTCGATGCCAGCCGCGACATGCTGGCGGTGGCTCGTGCCAATCTGGATCGCGCCGGCATCACCAAGGCTTCCATCCGTCATGGCGACATCTTCAACCTGCCGCTGGAGCGCGACGAGTTCGATGTCGTGACGATCCATCAGGTGCTGCACTTCCTCGACGAGCCGGAAGCGGCGGTCGCGGAGGCTGCGCGCATGCTGGCCCCGGGCGGGCGTCTCGCCATCATCGACCTTGCCCCGCACGCGCTGGAGCACCTGCGCGACGAGCATGCCCATGTCCGTCTCGGCTTCTCGCACCGCACGCTCTCCGAGTGGCTGGAGAAGGCGGGGCTGGCCGTGGAGGAGGTCGTGGACCTCAAGCCCGCGCATTCGGCCGCCGATGCGCTGACCGTGACCATCTGGCTTGCCCGCGACCAGCGCGAGCGGGCGACCGACCCTATCGCAATCCGCAGGAGGAGTTGA
- the ettA gene encoding energy-dependent translational throttle protein EttA yields the protein MARQFIYHMSGLNKAYGNKKILENIHLSFYPDAKIGILGPNGAGKSTVLRIMAGLDKEFTGEAWLAEGATLGYLPQEPQLDASKTVLENVMEGVAPKKAILDRYNELMMNYSDETAEEGAKLQDVIDSQNLWDLESQVEMAMDALRCPPGDAGVDSLSGGEKRRVALCKLLLAQPDLLLLDEPTNHLDAETIAWLEKHLREYPGSVLMITHDRYFLDNVTGWILELDRGRGIPYEGNYSAYLQAKAKRMAQEEREEGARQKALSREQEWIASSPKARQAKSKARIKAYDELVKAASDRRPGDAQIVIPVGERLGNVVIEAENLTKAYGDRVLIENLTFKLPPGGIVGVIGPNGAGKTTLFRMITGQETPDSGSITVGETVDLGYVDQSRDALGADKTVWEEISGGNDVLKLGKHEMNSRAYCGAFNFKGGDQQQKVGTLSGGQRNRVHLAKMLKGGYNVILLDEPTNDLDTETLAALEDALENFAGCAVIISHDRMFLDRLATHILAFEGDSHVEWFEGNFEDYEQDKIRRLGADAVNPKRVTYKRLTR from the coding sequence ATGGCACGTCAGTTCATCTACCACATGTCTGGGCTCAACAAGGCCTATGGCAACAAGAAGATCCTCGAGAACATCCACCTCTCGTTCTACCCGGATGCCAAGATCGGTATCCTCGGCCCGAACGGCGCGGGTAAGTCGACGGTGCTGCGCATCATGGCCGGTCTCGACAAGGAGTTCACGGGCGAGGCGTGGCTGGCTGAAGGCGCGACCCTCGGCTACCTGCCGCAGGAACCGCAGCTCGATGCCTCCAAGACCGTGCTCGAAAACGTCATGGAGGGCGTCGCCCCCAAGAAGGCGATCCTCGACCGCTACAACGAACTGATGATGAACTATTCCGACGAGACGGCGGAAGAGGGCGCGAAGCTTCAGGACGTCATCGACAGCCAGAATCTCTGGGACCTCGAAAGCCAGGTCGAGATGGCGATGGACGCGCTGCGCTGCCCGCCGGGCGACGCCGGCGTCGACAGCCTGTCGGGCGGTGAGAAGCGCCGCGTGGCGCTCTGCAAGCTGCTGCTCGCCCAGCCGGACCTGCTGCTGCTCGACGAACCGACCAACCACCTCGACGCCGAGACGATCGCCTGGCTCGAAAAGCACCTGCGCGAATATCCCGGCTCCGTGCTGATGATCACCCACGACCGCTACTTCCTCGACAATGTCACGGGCTGGATCCTCGAGCTCGACCGCGGCCGCGGGATCCCCTACGAGGGCAACTACTCCGCCTACCTGCAGGCCAAGGCCAAGCGCATGGCGCAGGAAGAGCGCGAAGAGGGCGCCCGCCAGAAGGCGCTGTCGCGCGAGCAGGAATGGATCGCCTCCTCGCCCAAGGCCCGTCAGGCCAAGTCCAAGGCCCGCATCAAGGCCTATGACGAGCTGGTCAAGGCCGCGTCCGACCGCCGTCCCGGCGACGCGCAGATCGTCATCCCGGTCGGCGAGCGTCTCGGCAACGTGGTCATCGAGGCGGAGAACCTCACCAAGGCCTATGGCGACCGCGTTCTCATCGAGAACCTCACCTTCAAGCTGCCGCCGGGCGGCATCGTCGGCGTCATCGGCCCGAACGGTGCCGGTAAGACGACGCTGTTCCGCATGATCACCGGCCAGGAAACGCCGGATTCCGGCTCGATCACCGTCGGCGAGACGGTCGATCTCGGTTATGTCGACCAGAGCCGCGATGCGCTGGGCGCCGACAAGACCGTCTGGGAGGAAATCTCCGGCGGTAACGACGTGCTCAAGCTCGGCAAGCACGAGATGAACAGCCGCGCCTATTGCGGCGCGTTCAACTTCAAGGGCGGTGACCAGCAGCAGAAGGTCGGCACGCTCTCGGGCGGCCAGCGCAACCGCGTGCACCTCGCCAAGATGCTGAAGGGCGGCTACAACGTCATCCTGCTCGACGAACCGACCAACGACCTCGACACGGAAACGCTGGCGGCGCTGGAAGACGCGCTGGAAAACTTCGCCGGCTGCGCCGTCATCATCTCGCACGACCGCATGTTCCTCGACCGCCTCGCCACCCACATCCTCGCCTTCGAGGGGGACAGCCATGTGGAATGGTTCGAGGGCAACTTCGAGGATTACGAGCAGGACAAGATCCGCCGCCTCGGCGCGGATGCCGTCAATCCGAAGCGGGTGACCTACAAGCGCCTGACGCGCTGA
- a CDS encoding ribonuclease has product MKTKAALSFRCLFSLLAACHFLLAAPAFAGTEAAPAGAAREVLSVSWQPGYCAARPKSRGCQDFSPASPAVKRFSLHNRFEVRNSYCGVEAGLRQRVRKGKWTELPEITLASGTRERLLVAMPAARAGLDRRQWLRSGSCVASSAEAYYRRSLDLLDQLNASPVPALFARKDGGVITLVEVRAAFDAAFGPGAGERVRLACRKTGDQPVVIGLTIGLAAGEGTLPALIGGAVPVKSRCTEGIAAVAGAR; this is encoded by the coding sequence ATGAAGACGAAAGCTGCCTTGTCCTTCCGTTGCCTGTTTTCCTTGCTCGCCGCCTGTCACTTCCTGCTGGCGGCGCCTGCTTTCGCCGGCACCGAGGCCGCGCCGGCCGGTGCCGCGCGTGAGGTCCTCTCCGTGAGCTGGCAGCCGGGCTATTGCGCGGCGCGGCCGAAGAGCCGCGGCTGCCAGGATTTTTCCCCGGCATCGCCGGCGGTGAAACGGTTCTCGCTGCACAACCGCTTCGAGGTCCGCAACAGCTATTGCGGCGTGGAGGCCGGCCTCAGGCAGCGGGTGCGCAAGGGAAAGTGGACGGAGCTGCCCGAAATCACGCTCGCCTCGGGCACGCGGGAGCGTCTTCTGGTCGCCATGCCCGCCGCCCGCGCAGGTCTCGACCGGCGGCAATGGCTGAGAAGCGGCAGTTGCGTCGCCAGCTCGGCGGAAGCCTATTACCGCCGCTCGCTGGACTTGCTTGACCAGCTCAATGCCTCGCCGGTTCCCGCGCTCTTCGCCAGGAAGGACGGCGGCGTCATAACGCTCGTCGAAGTCCGCGCCGCCTTCGATGCGGCCTTCGGCCCCGGCGCGGGCGAACGCGTGCGTCTTGCCTGCCGCAAGACGGGCGATCAGCCTGTCGTGATCGGTCTCACCATCGGCCTTGCGGCGGGCGAGGGGACGCTGCCGGCGCTGATAGGCGGGGCGGTTCCGGTAAAGTCCCGTTGCACCGAGGGCATCGCCGCCGTGGCGGGCGCGCGATAA
- a CDS encoding alpha/beta fold hydrolase encodes MFSQAETLKSPSGATLALRHEPARGEARGILLISHGLAEHSARYAVFAARMATEGLHVYAHDHRGHGHTTAPDAPLGQFAPRGGIQRVIEDMRAVRDLAVGRHPGLPVVLFGHSMGGLMALAFAEAHPTDIDALAVWNSNLEPGFAGRLAQVVLAAERMLKGSDVPSGILPKLTFGAWGKSIAGRRTEFDWLSHDAAQVDAYVADPLCGFDVNVSMWIDIFAVTFADASAGGIARLPKALPIHLAGGGEDPATDYGRATLAFSERLKKSRLENVTTIVYRGMRHETLNESPALRDPAIDAFAGWCRRVVEETRRPPDRS; translated from the coding sequence GTGTTTTCACAGGCCGAGACGCTGAAAAGCCCGAGCGGTGCTACGCTTGCGCTGCGGCACGAGCCGGCGCGCGGAGAGGCGCGGGGCATCCTTCTCATCAGCCACGGCCTTGCCGAGCACAGCGCGCGCTACGCCGTCTTCGCCGCCCGCATGGCGACGGAAGGCCTGCACGTCTATGCGCACGACCATCGCGGCCACGGCCATACGACGGCGCCGGATGCGCCGCTCGGGCAGTTCGCGCCGCGCGGCGGCATCCAGCGCGTCATCGAGGACATGCGCGCGGTGCGCGACCTTGCCGTCGGGCGGCATCCCGGCCTGCCGGTGGTGCTGTTCGGCCATTCGATGGGCGGCCTCATGGCGCTCGCCTTCGCTGAGGCACACCCCACCGATATCGACGCGCTCGCCGTATGGAATTCCAATCTCGAGCCGGGCTTTGCCGGGCGGCTGGCGCAGGTCGTGCTGGCGGCCGAGCGCATGCTGAAGGGGTCGGACGTGCCCAGCGGCATCCTGCCGAAGCTCACCTTCGGCGCCTGGGGCAAATCCATCGCCGGCCGGCGGACGGAGTTCGACTGGCTGTCGCACGATGCGGCGCAGGTGGACGCCTATGTCGCCGATCCGCTCTGCGGCTTCGACGTCAATGTCTCCATGTGGATCGACATCTTCGCCGTCACCTTCGCCGACGCCTCGGCGGGAGGGATCGCGCGCCTGCCGAAGGCGCTGCCGATCCACCTTGCCGGCGGCGGCGAGGACCCGGCGACCGATTATGGCCGGGCGACCCTCGCCTTTTCCGAAAGGCTCAAGAAATCGCGGCTTGAGAACGTCACCACGATCGTCTATCGCGGCATGCGTCACGAAACGCTGAACGAAAGCCCGGCGCTGCGCGACCCCGCCATCGACGCCTTTGCCGGCTGGTGCCGCCGGGTTGTCGAGGAAACGCGCCGGCCGCCGGACCGATCATGA